Proteins from a genomic interval of Benincasa hispida cultivar B227 chromosome 7, ASM972705v1, whole genome shotgun sequence:
- the LOC120081654 gene encoding uncharacterized protein At2g29880-like, protein MGISAMLDVPDEENFASVGLDEDHIEFVESSEEWTKFRDDLAVEIIMAGNGKKSKHVWSKVEDAKLVEALLYLVETGWRFDNGTFRPGYLQHLEQILHEKVPGCALNHNTIECKVRSLKKQYNAVSEMLSQSGLGWNEEFKCVHVEREIFDLWVWSHPNAKRMWNKPFPHYDDLSTIFGKDRAVGQSSENPYVMDCHTPEVRQTESPLNQDEIDEEPAEQSTGRASVPAESSRSNKRNRSSFQVEMIDIMRSTV, encoded by the exons ATGGGAATCAGTGCAATGCTTGACGTGCCCGATGAGGAGAATTTTGCATCAGTTGGTCTTGATGAGGATCATATTGAATTTGTTGAATCATCAGAGGAATGGACCAAGTTCAGGGATGACTTAGCAGTCGAAAT TATAATGGCAGGTAATGGTAAGAAGTCTAAACACGTATGGTCGAAGGTGGAGGACGCTAAGTTGGTGGAAGCTCTGTTGTATTTGGTGGAGACCGGTTGGAGGTTCGATAATGGGACGTTTCGACCAGGATACCTACAACACTTGGAGCAAATTCTGCATGAGAAAGTGCCCGGGTGCGCACTGAATCATAACACCATTGAGTGCAAGGTGAGGAGTCTGAAGAAACAATACAACGCAGTATCAGAGATGTTGAGTCAGTCGGGACTCGGCTGGAATGAGGAGTTCAAATGTGTCCACGTCGAGAGGGAGATTTTCGATCTTTGGGTTTGG AGTCATCCCAATGCGAAGAGGATGTGGAACAAGCCATTCCCACATTACGATGACCTCTCCACCATATTTGGGAAAGACAGAGCAGTAGGACAATCAAGTGAGAACCCATATGTGATG GACTGTCATACCCCTGAGGTTCGCCAAACAGAATCACCATTAAATCAAGATGAAATAGATGAAGAGCCAGCAGAGCAATCTACAGGTAGAGCGAGTGTACCTGCCGAGTCATCTCGAAGCAATAAGAGGAATAGATCATCATTCCAAGTTGAAATGATCGACATCATGAGATCGACTGTTTGA
- the LOC120081494 gene encoding zinc finger CCCH domain-containing protein 17 → MVGGGPQVLEQPPQSLPQPLSAAEEEAVKRNTDCVYFLASPLTCKKGSECEYRHSEYARVNPRDCWFWLNGNCLNPKCSFRHPPLDGLVGTPHSTTPSSQIPSQTSAIPSAPVNSSKQAVPCIFFQKGLCLKGDRCAFLHGPSPVPANKIPQMAANAQAGEPPSVKKVSGGTQRSSQEQKIPQANFLKLIGGSSVKPAMKDVTVLSKIGNINEKSGPPAEVADGGSRYKATNSLPTLNECSLSRANRLQQSHVIDDHGLQNGKDADEFLKESSPGFDVLVDDELRGSGYYGSEEQYGRTRGHEGGNMISMNDYDISHSADYKIMGDVDRDVYNDVTDYDYESRQGGQYGWDQRRTSSDKLSLGSAQMERRLFRKSNSPEHVQNVDLRHRLNKQRRGNGLRSVINNENAASRPEERNYRLARRDSHPSQESTVSNRLRGRIKLPRIPSPVRNSNLRPERDLNRGRPWGRSSPGRSQSLSHQGSNRDEMKGRLEEDYNNDRRTYNGLNSRRDRMDGTSDFAAPKSLAELKGDKHVVSKEQQTLGKRKGFDNEQSGGELSFEGPKSLSEILKKKRQVKAVVDLPMNNVERESSERSMERSTTPPLKQSGLSSTGKQEANSLDGIKFAPAESFVQEEENIDVSHHHSSQPTHSTEDHRIEAYDEALVEEDQEYEGDDQRDDGEYEYEQVDDGEYNYEEGENIDPEEEYMDDEDGDDFAKKIGVMS, encoded by the exons atggtAGGAGGTGGGCCGCAAGTTCTTGAACAGCCGCCGCAGTCTTTGCCTCAACCCCTATCTGCTGCAGAAGAGGAGGCTGTTAAGAGGAATACAGACTGTGTTTACTTTCTTGCTTCGCCTTTGACTTGTAAAAAg GGAAGTGAATGTGAATATCGCCATAGTGAATATGCCCGGGTCAATCCTAGGGATTGCTGGTTCTGGTTGAATGGTAACTGCTTGAATCCAAAATGTTCATTCCGACATCCA CCTCTTGATGGCTTGGTAGGAACTCCTCATTCAACAACTCCGAGTTCCCAGATTCCTTCTCAAACTTCAGCAATTCCCTCCGCTCCTGTCAACTCGAGTAAACAAGCAGTCCCCTGCATTTTTTTCCAGAAGGGTCTATGTCTTAAAGGAGATCGGTGTGCATTCTTGCATGGGCCTTCGCCCGTTCCAGCAAACAAAATCCCTCAGATGGCAGCAAATGCCCAAGCTGGTGAGCCACCGAGTGTTAAGAAAGTTTCTGGTGGTACCCAAAGGAGCAGTCAAGAGCAGAAGATTCCTCAAGCAAATTTTTTGAAGTTAATCGGTGGTTCATCTGTTAAGCCTGCAATGAAAGATGTAACTGTGCTGTCAAAGATTGGAAACATCAATGAGAAGAGTGGACCACCTGCTGAAGTGGCTGATGGTGGTTCAAGGTACAAGGCTACAAATTCTCTTCCAACTTTAAATGAGTGTTCACTAAGTAGGGCCAATCGACTGCAACAGAGTCATGTAATTGATGATCATGGGTTACAGAATGGTAAGGATGCTGATGAGTTTTTGAAGGAGTCGTCTCCTGGTTTTGATGTTCTCGTTGACGATGAACTGAGAGGCTCCGGTTATTATGGCAGTGAAGAACAGTATGGGAGAACAAGAGGTCATGAGGGAGGAAATATGATTTCTATGAATGATTATGACATCAGTCATTCTGCTGATTATAAGATAATGGGTGATGTTGATCGTGATGTTTATAATGACGTAACAGACTATGACTATGAAAGTAGGCAAGGGGGGCAGTATGGTTGGGACCAACGTAGGACCTCGTCTGATAAGCTGTCTTTGGGTTCTGCTCAGATGGAAAGGAGGCTCTTCCGGAAATCTAACAGTCCAGAACATGTTCAGAATGTGGATTTACGTCACCGTTTAAACAAGCAGAGAAGGGGAAATGGTTTGAGATCTGTGATCAATAATGAAAATGCTGCTAGTCGCCCTGAAGAACGAAACTACCGCTTGGCTAGGAGAGATTCTCACCCCTCTCAAGAAAGCACTGTGAGTAATCGTCTCCGAGGTAGAATAAAGCTCCCAAGAATACCATCTCCAGTTAGAAATAGTAATCTCCGCCCAGAAAGAGATTTGAACCGGGGAAGGCCCTGGGGAAGATCGTCACCGGGAAGGTCACAGTCCTTGTCTCATCAGGGAAGCAATAGAGATGAAATGAAAGGCAGACTAGAAGAAGATTATAACAATGACCGTAGAACTTACAATGGCCTTAATTCTAGGAGGGATAGAATGGATGGAACATCTGACTTTGCTGCTCCAAAGAGTCTGGCTGAGCTAAAAGGCGACAAACACGTGGTTAGCAAGGAGCAACAAACCCTTGGTAAAAGAAAAGGCTTTGATAACGAACAATCTGGAGGCGAACTGTCGTTTGAAGGACCGAAGTCTCTCAGTGAGATTCTTAAAAAGAAGAGACAAGTTAAAGCCGTTGTTGATCTTCCTATGAATAATGTTGAAAGAGAAAGCAGTGAAAGATCAATGGAACGCTCCACTACTCCCCCCTTGAAGCAAAGTGGTTTATCATCAACGGGTAAGCAGGAAGCAAATAGTCTCGATGGAATCAAGTTTGCTCCAGCTGAAAGTTTTGTGCAAGAAGAGGAAAATATCGATGTATCTCATCACCATTCTTCTCAGCCCACACATTCGACCGAGGACCACAGGATTGAAGCTTATGATGAAGCATTGGTGGAAGAGGACCAAGAGTATGAAGGCGATGATCAAAGAGATGATGGTGAATACGAGTATGAACAAGTCGATGATGGGGAATACAATTATGAAGAAGGCGAAAACATAGATCCTGAAGAAGAGTACATGGATGACGAAGATGGTGATGACTTCGCCAAGAAGATCGGCGTTATGTCATGA